One genomic segment of bacterium includes these proteins:
- a CDS encoding tetratricopeptide repeat protein, translating into MMRTEFTRSLFIIAFCGAIVSCDPQPGSTPVDESINYVGATVCAECHARQASAWSGSHHDRAMQEAGIDTVLGDFENARFAHAGASTRFFRREGEYHAQLEGPDGEPTDLRVLYTFGVEPLQQYLVGLPGGRLQALTVAWDSRPRSVGGQRWFSLYPDEVVPSGDVLHWSGAANNWNSACAHCHSTGLRKRYDAQAREYQTSWSDIDVACEACHGPGSKHLTWARLSDAERASESNPGLITELAARDEARWVMNAATGIAERIPRRSSHTETQTCAHCHSRRALLSEDPPGERFFDSHQLALLEEGLYEADGQILDEVFVYGSFLQSRMYAAGVSCGDCHEPHSLALRAEGNALCVRCHASERFDTRRHHQHTPGSEGARCVECHMPSRTYMQVDVRRDHGFRVPRPDLSVKWDVPNACNSCHAQRSARWAATALERWPDRRTQARPNFTGVFARSRRGDSASRSELRELAGDAALPGIVRATALHELSRHRSPSLAQAIAEAARDADPLLRAASARVADALAPPERVRILRPLLSDRLRSVRIEAGRSLAESDEQSSALAAALEEYRAVQVMNADQPSAHVNLGILHFRRGELDRADAAFRDAIATGPYFLPAYVNLADLYRVQNREDEAESILLRALEVDRESAEVHHALGLSLVRQGRLSEALEQLGEAARLAPEVARIQYVYGIALSSAARSVEALRILSSAHERHPHDVQLLSALATISRDMGRKREALAYARKLEALTPGNADASALRRQLEADRP; encoded by the coding sequence ATGATGCGAACCGAGTTCACGCGAAGTCTATTCATCATCGCTTTCTGCGGTGCGATCGTTTCCTGTGACCCGCAGCCCGGATCGACCCCGGTCGACGAGAGCATCAACTACGTCGGCGCGACTGTGTGCGCGGAGTGCCACGCAAGACAAGCTTCCGCCTGGTCGGGCTCGCACCACGACCGCGCAATGCAAGAGGCGGGAATCGATACCGTTCTGGGAGACTTCGAGAACGCGCGCTTTGCACACGCGGGTGCGAGCACGCGCTTTTTCCGCCGGGAGGGTGAGTACCATGCTCAGCTCGAAGGCCCCGATGGAGAACCCACCGATCTGCGCGTGCTCTACACCTTTGGGGTCGAGCCGCTTCAGCAATACCTGGTCGGGTTGCCCGGAGGGCGCCTCCAGGCGCTCACCGTGGCCTGGGACAGTCGGCCCCGCTCGGTCGGAGGTCAGCGCTGGTTTTCCCTTTATCCCGACGAAGTAGTGCCGTCAGGTGACGTGCTGCACTGGTCGGGTGCTGCGAACAACTGGAACTCGGCCTGTGCGCACTGTCACTCGACGGGTCTGCGCAAACGCTATGACGCGCAGGCCCGGGAGTACCAGACGAGTTGGTCCGATATCGATGTGGCCTGCGAAGCGTGCCACGGACCCGGGTCGAAGCATCTCACCTGGGCGCGCCTGTCGGATGCAGAGCGCGCGAGCGAATCGAACCCGGGTCTGATCACCGAACTGGCCGCACGAGACGAAGCGCGCTGGGTCATGAATGCGGCGACCGGTATTGCGGAGCGCATTCCGAGGCGAAGCTCGCACACAGAGACTCAGACCTGTGCGCACTGTCACTCCAGGCGCGCGTTGCTCAGCGAAGATCCGCCCGGCGAGCGGTTCTTCGACTCTCATCAACTCGCCCTTCTGGAAGAAGGCCTGTACGAAGCGGACGGTCAGATTCTCGACGAAGTTTTTGTCTACGGATCGTTCTTGCAGAGTCGTATGTACGCGGCCGGGGTGAGTTGCGGTGACTGTCACGAACCGCACTCGCTCGCTCTTCGAGCCGAGGGAAATGCCCTGTGTGTGCGCTGTCACGCATCCGAACGCTTCGATACCCGACGACATCACCAGCACACACCCGGTTCCGAAGGTGCGCGCTGCGTCGAGTGCCACATGCCATCGCGAACCTATATGCAGGTGGATGTCCGGCGAGATCACGGATTCCGTGTCCCGCGCCCCGATCTGAGTGTGAAGTGGGATGTTCCAAATGCCTGCAATTCCTGTCATGCCCAGCGTTCTGCGCGGTGGGCCGCGACGGCTCTGGAGCGCTGGCCCGATCGGAGGACTCAAGCCAGGCCGAACTTCACCGGTGTCTTCGCCCGCTCGCGCCGCGGCGATTCCGCTTCGCGTTCCGAATTGCGCGAACTCGCCGGAGATGCGGCACTTCCGGGAATCGTGCGGGCGACCGCTCTGCACGAGTTATCGCGCCACCGCTCCCCGTCGCTGGCTCAGGCGATCGCGGAGGCGGCCCGCGACGCCGACCCGTTGCTGCGTGCTGCGTCCGCTCGCGTGGCCGATGCACTGGCGCCGCCGGAACGAGTTCGCATCCTGCGCCCGTTGCTCAGCGATCGCCTGCGCTCCGTTCGCATTGAGGCGGGTCGATCCCTGGCTGAGTCGGATGAACAGAGTTCGGCACTCGCCGCTGCGCTCGAGGAATACCGGGCAGTACAGGTCATGAACGCCGATCAGCCTTCTGCACACGTGAACTTGGGGATCTTGCACTTCCGCCGAGGAGAACTCGATCGCGCCGACGCAGCATTTCGAGATGCGATCGCGACCGGGCCGTACTTCCTGCCAGCCTACGTCAACCTCGCCGATCTCTACCGAGTACAGAATCGAGAAGACGAGGCTGAGTCGATTCTGCTCCGGGCTCTCGAAGTCGATCGGGAAAGCGCAGAGGTTCACCATGCATTGGGGTTATCGCTGGTGCGGCAAGGTCGCCTGAGCGAGGCTCTCGAACAACTGGGCGAAGCCGCAAGGCTCGCGCCGGAGGTCGCGCGCATCCAGTATGTCTATGGGATCGCGTTGTCCTCCGCCGCTCGCAGCGTCGAGGCGCTGCGAATCCTATCCAGCGCACACGAGCGACATCCCCACGACGTCCAGTTGCTCTCGGCCCTCGCGACGATCAGCC
- a CDS encoding SDR family oxidoreductase, with protein sequence MRRFEGKVALLSGAASGIGRATALQLAGEGASLLGIDLNQDGLEETAKRVAAEGGQMEWRRCDVTDRDACREAVDAAMSSFGRLDVLGNIAGVNRFAHFHEMTPETWELLLSVNLTGVVWMCQAAIPKLIETEGSIVNLASSAALIGQAYTAAYCATKAGVAQLTKALAMEYARTGIRVNAIAPGMVATEMNVGIEIPDDINPKLMSRYASFRGACQPEEVARLFAYLASDDARFAHGAIWAIDGGSTAG encoded by the coding sequence ATGAGAAGATTTGAAGGCAAGGTGGCGTTGCTGTCGGGAGCCGCTTCTGGAATCGGGCGCGCTACCGCGTTGCAACTGGCGGGGGAGGGCGCATCGCTGCTCGGAATCGACCTCAACCAGGACGGTCTCGAAGAAACTGCCAAGCGAGTTGCTGCTGAAGGTGGACAGATGGAGTGGCGGCGCTGCGATGTGACGGATCGCGATGCCTGCCGCGAGGCCGTTGATGCCGCGATGTCCAGCTTCGGCCGACTCGATGTCCTGGGCAATATCGCCGGCGTCAATCGCTTCGCGCACTTCCACGAGATGACTCCGGAAACCTGGGAACTGCTGCTCAGCGTGAATCTGACCGGTGTCGTGTGGATGTGTCAGGCGGCGATCCCGAAGCTGATCGAGACGGAGGGTTCGATCGTCAATCTGGCATCGAGTGCGGCGTTGATCGGCCAGGCCTACACGGCGGCATACTGTGCGACCAAGGCCGGTGTAGCCCAGTTGACCAAGGCACTCGCGATGGAATACGCGCGGACGGGCATCCGGGTCAATGCGATTGCGCCGGGCATGGTGGCCACGGAGATGAACGTGGGCATCGAGATTCCAGATGACATCAACCCGAAGCTGATGTCCCGCTACGCATCGTTTCGCGGTGCTTGCCAGCCCGAAGAAGTCGCGCGCCTGTTCGCCTACCTGGCTTCGGACGACGCCCGTTTTGCCCACGGCGCGATCTGGGCGATCGACGGAGGCAGCACCGCGGGCTGA